The genomic DNA GATGGCGATACACCAAGGTACTCGGAGAGTTGTCCCTGAGATATGTCAAAACTCAGTCGCCATTTCTTCAGGGTTTTTCCCGGAGAATCAGAGAGTGTTATCTCCCCCGCCATCTTCTCCGCGAGTCGATGACGAAGTCCCGATTCCATGCCAGTACACTATGATGGAGAGTGGTTATATAATTAACGAAGATCAGTTCGACAAAGAGCGATAATAGATGAATTATTAGGTTTCCTCATATGCTCTCTTTCTCTTCATTAAATTCTCTTTCTGCTTCTCAAGCATCTTCGCTGCCTCCTCTTCAGAAACATCAGGATCGCGGAATCTGAAGTATTTTTCACAGGGCATCTCATTACAAAATCCGCAATGTGCGAACTTTTTTTCATTTGCACAACATTCATGAACCGGGCAGACATCAGTGTCTGCAAATTCTGTCCAGAAGACGCTCCCGTCTGACTCATCACATCCCGGACAGTCTCTCTCAAAATGATCACACTCATCACAGTACATCCCACAGACAGTAGGTATCTCCCTGGTCATGTATGATGTCTCTGTTTTTCCTGGTAATGAAGAGTAGGTTCAGAATAAAAACGATTCGTATAATGATTTATTTCGACAAATGCATGAAATGATTCCAAACCAGGGACCTGAAAAAATTTATTTTTTGGTACATCTATATACGAT from Methanospirillum hungatei JF-1 includes the following:
- a CDS encoding DUF3795 domain-containing protein; the encoded protein is MTREIPTVCGMYCDECDHFERDCPGCDESDGSVFWTEFADTDVCPVHECCANEKKFAHCGFCNEMPCEKYFRFRDPDVSEEEAAKMLEKQKENLMKRKRAYEET